One Sphaeramia orbicularis chromosome 21, fSphaOr1.1, whole genome shotgun sequence DNA window includes the following coding sequences:
- the pla1a gene encoding phospholipase A1 member A isoform X3 codes for MNREHTIILLCVFISITSVVVGEGETQREDDCADLNNTTWQEYRQQRVKLQVQYLLLTRKNMECARGFSQESLTKTQQPSDFDFSKPTKVIIHGYRAMGSKPSWVKELAKALLRVQDVNVILVDWVYGASFAYNLVVENYKEVAVQISVLINQLQKQGCKLESFHFIGVSLGAHVAGFVGTLFEGRIGRITGLDPAGPMFKGADTFDRLDPSDALFVDAIHTDSDYFGISIPVGHVDFFLNGGKDQTGCARSRFASMYGYVICDHMRALHVYMSALNGSCPLTGIPCDSYEDFLNGQCVDCGVFKGRCPTIGLSDNSGIAMSPIPKEQKLFLLTTSLPPFCTHHILLELEVSPLDKSAEVEVTLMTENLKTEQRLRLQTDTTVYRKVLTHPVALCEIGSIKLKNTGARFYRQGDIHVRSVCVSELPRREEPICVNNIDIHRGAPWSHDFVQVCGMF; via the exons ATGAACCGGGAACACACCATCATCCTCCTCTGTGTTTTCATCTCCATCACGTCAGTGGTAGTAG GTGAAGGGGAAACTCAGAGAGAGGATGACTGCGCCGACCTGAACAACACAACATGGCAGGAGTATCGACAGCAGAGAGTCAAGCTGCAGGTCCAGTACCTGTTACTGACCAGGAAAAACATGGAATGTGCACGTGGCTTCAGCCAGGAGTCTCTCACCAAAACACAACAACCATCTGACTTCGACTTCTCCAAACCGACCAAAGTCATCATCCATGGgtacag GGCCATGGGCAGTAAGCCGTCCTGGGTGAAGGAGCTGGCCAAGGCCCTGCTCAGGGTACAGGACGTGAATGTGATCCTGGTGGACTGGGTTTACGGAGCATCCTTCGCCTACAACCTGGTGGTGGAGAATTACAAAGAGGTGGCTGTGCAGATCTCTGTCCTCATCAACCAGCTGCAG AAACAGGGATGTAAACTGGAGTCGTTCCACTTCATTGGGGTCAGTCTTGGAGCACACGTCGCTGGTTTTGTGGGGACTCTTTTTGAGGGCAGGATTGGAAGAATCACAG GCCTCGATCCTGCTGGACCCATGTTTAAAGGAGCGGACACTTTTGACCGACTGGACCCATCTGACGCTCTGTTTGTTGACGCCATCCACACAGATTCTGACT ATTTTGGGATCTCCATCCCAGTGGGTCACGTGGACTTCTTCCTGAACGGAGGGAAAGACCAGACTGGTTGTGCTCGCTCCAGGTTTGCCTCCA TGTATGGCTATGTGATATGTGACCACATGAGGGCGCTGCACGTCTACATGAGCGCGTTAAACGGCTCGTGCCCTTTAACGGGGATCCCATGTGACAGCTATGAGGACTTCTTGAACGGACAATGTGTGGACTGTGGTGTTTTCAAGGGGAGATGTCCAACCATAG ggtTATCAGACAACAGCGGGATAGCCATGTCGCCGATTCCCAAAGAGCAGAAGCTGTTTCTTCTAACAACTTCATTGCCGCCTTTCTGCA CTCATCACATCCTGTTGGAGCTGGAGGTTTCTCCTTTGGATAAGAGTGCCGAAGTGGAAGTAACGCTGATGACGGAGAATCTGAAAACAGAGCAGAGGCTCAGACT TCAGACAGATACGACAGTGTACAGGAAAGTGTTGACTCATCCCGTGGCTCTGTGTGAGATCGGTTCCATCAAGCTGAAGAACACAGGAGCCCGTTTCTACAGACAAGGAGACATCCACGTcagatcagtgtgtgtgtccGAGTTACCCAG ACGAGAGGAGCCAATCTGTGTGAACAACATTGACATCCATCGAGGAGCTCCGTGGTCACATGACTTTGTGCAAGTTTGTGGTATGTTCTGA
- the pla1a gene encoding phospholipase A1 member A isoform X2, translating into MNREHTIILLCVFISITSVVVGEGETQREDDCADLNNTTWQEYRQQRVKLQVQYLLLTRKNMECARGFSQESLTKTQQPSDFDFSKPTKVIIHGAMGSKPSWVKELAKALLRVQDVNVILVDWVYGASFAYNLVVENYKEVAVQISVLINQLQKQGCKLESFHFIGVSLGAHVAGFVGTLFEGRIGRITGLDPAGPMFKGADTFDRLDPSDALFVDAIHTDSDYFGISIPVGHVDFFLNGGKDQTGCARSRFASILISFPVYGYVICDHMRALHVYMSALNGSCPLTGIPCDSYEDFLNGQCVDCGVFKGRCPTIGLSDNSGIAMSPIPKEQKLFLLTTSLPPFCTHHILLELEVSPLDKSAEVEVTLMTENLKTEQRLRLQTDTTVYRKVLTHPVALCEIGSIKLKNTGARFYRQGDIHVRSVCVSELPRREEPICVNNIDIHRGAPWSHDFVQVCGMF; encoded by the exons ATGAACCGGGAACACACCATCATCCTCCTCTGTGTTTTCATCTCCATCACGTCAGTGGTAGTAG GTGAAGGGGAAACTCAGAGAGAGGATGACTGCGCCGACCTGAACAACACAACATGGCAGGAGTATCGACAGCAGAGAGTCAAGCTGCAGGTCCAGTACCTGTTACTGACCAGGAAAAACATGGAATGTGCACGTGGCTTCAGCCAGGAGTCTCTCACCAAAACACAACAACCATCTGACTTCGACTTCTCCAAACCGACCAAAGTCATCATCCATGG GGCCATGGGCAGTAAGCCGTCCTGGGTGAAGGAGCTGGCCAAGGCCCTGCTCAGGGTACAGGACGTGAATGTGATCCTGGTGGACTGGGTTTACGGAGCATCCTTCGCCTACAACCTGGTGGTGGAGAATTACAAAGAGGTGGCTGTGCAGATCTCTGTCCTCATCAACCAGCTGCAG AAACAGGGATGTAAACTGGAGTCGTTCCACTTCATTGGGGTCAGTCTTGGAGCACACGTCGCTGGTTTTGTGGGGACTCTTTTTGAGGGCAGGATTGGAAGAATCACAG GCCTCGATCCTGCTGGACCCATGTTTAAAGGAGCGGACACTTTTGACCGACTGGACCCATCTGACGCTCTGTTTGTTGACGCCATCCACACAGATTCTGACT ATTTTGGGATCTCCATCCCAGTGGGTCACGTGGACTTCTTCCTGAACGGAGGGAAAGACCAGACTGGTTGTGCTCGCTCCAGGTTTGCCTCCA ttctcaTCTCCTTTCCAGTGTATGGCTATGTGATATGTGACCACATGAGGGCGCTGCACGTCTACATGAGCGCGTTAAACGGCTCGTGCCCTTTAACGGGGATCCCATGTGACAGCTATGAGGACTTCTTGAACGGACAATGTGTGGACTGTGGTGTTTTCAAGGGGAGATGTCCAACCATAG ggtTATCAGACAACAGCGGGATAGCCATGTCGCCGATTCCCAAAGAGCAGAAGCTGTTTCTTCTAACAACTTCATTGCCGCCTTTCTGCA CTCATCACATCCTGTTGGAGCTGGAGGTTTCTCCTTTGGATAAGAGTGCCGAAGTGGAAGTAACGCTGATGACGGAGAATCTGAAAACAGAGCAGAGGCTCAGACT TCAGACAGATACGACAGTGTACAGGAAAGTGTTGACTCATCCCGTGGCTCTGTGTGAGATCGGTTCCATCAAGCTGAAGAACACAGGAGCCCGTTTCTACAGACAAGGAGACATCCACGTcagatcagtgtgtgtgtccGAGTTACCCAG ACGAGAGGAGCCAATCTGTGTGAACAACATTGACATCCATCGAGGAGCTCCGTGGTCACATGACTTTGTGCAAGTTTGTGGTATGTTCTGA
- the hsd3b1 gene encoding hydroxy-delta-5-steroid dehydrogenase, 3 beta- and steroid delta-isomerase 1 — protein MSLNGDVCLVTGACGFLGKRLVRLLLEEEKMSEVRLMDKHIPLQFIRSLEDCRGKTKLSVFEGDIRDSDHCRRACQGVSIVFHIASIIDVVERVEYDEMYGVNVKGTQLLLEACIQENVKSFIYTSTIEVMGPNPKGDPIINGTEDMAYVSSLKFTYSKTKKEAEDRTLKAHGELLPNGSRMATCALRPMYIFGEGCRFLLGHMGDGIRNKDVLYRMSLPEAYVNPVYVGNVAVAHLQAARSLKDPQQRKVVGGKFYFISDDTPHISYSDFNHAVMAPLGFHIQEKIMVPLSFFYIFCFFMEMVCLMLLPFTRVVPPINRQLLTMLNTPFSFSYQRAKKELGYTPRYSWEEARKRTTEWLASELPKEREKIRSK, from the exons ATGTCTCTGAATGGTGATGTGTGCCTGGTGACGGGGGCCTGTGGATTCCTGGGGAAGAGGCTGGTGAGGCTGCTGCTGGAGGAGGAGAAAATGTCTGAGGTCCGACTGATGGACAAACACATACCGCTACAATTCATACGGAGTCTGGAGG ACTGCAGAGGAAAGACAAAACTGAGTGTTTTCGAGGGTGATATACGGGACAGCGATCACTGTCGAAGAGCCTGTCAAGGTGTCTCCATCGTCTTCCACATCGCATCCATCATTGATGTTGTTGAACGTGTGGAGTACGATGAGATGTATGGGGTCAATGTCAAag GAACACAGTTACTGCTAGAGGCCTGTATTCAAGAGAATGTGAAGTCCTTCATCTACACCAGTACTATTGAGGTAATGGGGCCAAACCCAAAGGGAGACCCAATAATCAATGGCACTGAGGACATGGCTTACGTCTCTTCTCTGAAGTTCACCTACAGCAAGACCAAGAAGGAGGCTGAGGACCGAACCCTGAAGGCCCACGGTGAGCTGCTTCCAAATGGAAGTCGAATGGCCACCTGCGCCCTCAGACCCATGTACATCTTTGGGGAGGGCTGCCGCTTCCTGCTGGGCCACATGGGGGATGGGATACGGAACAAAGATGTTCTGTATCGAATGTCTTTACCTGAGGCCTATGTGAATCCAGTCTATGTAGGCAACGTGGCTGTAGCCCACCTCCAAGCGGCCCGCAGCCTCAAAGATCCACAACAAAGAAAGGTTGTGGGTGGGAAGTTTTacttcatatctgatgacactcCACACATCAGTTATTCAGACTTCAACCACGCTGTGATGGCCCCTCTGGGCTTCCACATCCAGGAGAAAATCATGGTGCCTCTGAGCTTCTTCTACATCTTCTGCTTCTTTATGGAGATGGTGTGCCTGATGCTTCTTCCTTTCACTCGTGTTGTCCCACCGATCAACCGGCAGCTTCTGACCATGTTGAACACACCGTTCAGCTTCTCCTACCAGAGGGCCAAGAAGGAGCTGGGATACACACCCAGGTACTCCTGGGAAGAAGCACGCAAACGCACCACTGAGTGGCTGGCTTCTGAGTTACCAAAGGAGAGGGAAAAAATAAGGTCAAAATAA
- the pla1a gene encoding phospholipase A1 member A isoform X1 — protein MNREHTIILLCVFISITSVVVGEGETQREDDCADLNNTTWQEYRQQRVKLQVQYLLLTRKNMECARGFSQESLTKTQQPSDFDFSKPTKVIIHGYRAMGSKPSWVKELAKALLRVQDVNVILVDWVYGASFAYNLVVENYKEVAVQISVLINQLQKQGCKLESFHFIGVSLGAHVAGFVGTLFEGRIGRITGLDPAGPMFKGADTFDRLDPSDALFVDAIHTDSDYFGISIPVGHVDFFLNGGKDQTGCARSRFASILISFPVYGYVICDHMRALHVYMSALNGSCPLTGIPCDSYEDFLNGQCVDCGVFKGRCPTIGLSDNSGIAMSPIPKEQKLFLLTTSLPPFCTHHILLELEVSPLDKSAEVEVTLMTENLKTEQRLRLQTDTTVYRKVLTHPVALCEIGSIKLKNTGARFYRQGDIHVRSVCVSELPRREEPICVNNIDIHRGAPWSHDFVQVCGMF, from the exons ATGAACCGGGAACACACCATCATCCTCCTCTGTGTTTTCATCTCCATCACGTCAGTGGTAGTAG GTGAAGGGGAAACTCAGAGAGAGGATGACTGCGCCGACCTGAACAACACAACATGGCAGGAGTATCGACAGCAGAGAGTCAAGCTGCAGGTCCAGTACCTGTTACTGACCAGGAAAAACATGGAATGTGCACGTGGCTTCAGCCAGGAGTCTCTCACCAAAACACAACAACCATCTGACTTCGACTTCTCCAAACCGACCAAAGTCATCATCCATGGgtacag GGCCATGGGCAGTAAGCCGTCCTGGGTGAAGGAGCTGGCCAAGGCCCTGCTCAGGGTACAGGACGTGAATGTGATCCTGGTGGACTGGGTTTACGGAGCATCCTTCGCCTACAACCTGGTGGTGGAGAATTACAAAGAGGTGGCTGTGCAGATCTCTGTCCTCATCAACCAGCTGCAG AAACAGGGATGTAAACTGGAGTCGTTCCACTTCATTGGGGTCAGTCTTGGAGCACACGTCGCTGGTTTTGTGGGGACTCTTTTTGAGGGCAGGATTGGAAGAATCACAG GCCTCGATCCTGCTGGACCCATGTTTAAAGGAGCGGACACTTTTGACCGACTGGACCCATCTGACGCTCTGTTTGTTGACGCCATCCACACAGATTCTGACT ATTTTGGGATCTCCATCCCAGTGGGTCACGTGGACTTCTTCCTGAACGGAGGGAAAGACCAGACTGGTTGTGCTCGCTCCAGGTTTGCCTCCA ttctcaTCTCCTTTCCAGTGTATGGCTATGTGATATGTGACCACATGAGGGCGCTGCACGTCTACATGAGCGCGTTAAACGGCTCGTGCCCTTTAACGGGGATCCCATGTGACAGCTATGAGGACTTCTTGAACGGACAATGTGTGGACTGTGGTGTTTTCAAGGGGAGATGTCCAACCATAG ggtTATCAGACAACAGCGGGATAGCCATGTCGCCGATTCCCAAAGAGCAGAAGCTGTTTCTTCTAACAACTTCATTGCCGCCTTTCTGCA CTCATCACATCCTGTTGGAGCTGGAGGTTTCTCCTTTGGATAAGAGTGCCGAAGTGGAAGTAACGCTGATGACGGAGAATCTGAAAACAGAGCAGAGGCTCAGACT TCAGACAGATACGACAGTGTACAGGAAAGTGTTGACTCATCCCGTGGCTCTGTGTGAGATCGGTTCCATCAAGCTGAAGAACACAGGAGCCCGTTTCTACAGACAAGGAGACATCCACGTcagatcagtgtgtgtgtccGAGTTACCCAG ACGAGAGGAGCCAATCTGTGTGAACAACATTGACATCCATCGAGGAGCTCCGTGGTCACATGACTTTGTGCAAGTTTGTGGTATGTTCTGA